The genomic stretch GATCCTCCATCTTGTCCGCCATGCCGAGGCGGGTCTGGATCTCCTTCTCGCCGCGGTGAAAGGGTGACTGATCTGCCGGCAAATCGCACCTCCCTGTGAACTGGCATCCTCTATCCGCCCAAAGGTGGCAACCAGATCATACACCGCTCGACAGGATTCGATTGGGCAGGGATATATCCCTTTTTTTCAGAGAGTAAAGGCAAGTCATCTGGTTTCGCCTCTGCGGATCAAGACCCTTGCGAGACGCCAGAAGACAGTGCGCGGTCTTTGGTCTTTCTTGACTTCCGTGTACGGCCGGCGCTACACAGTCGGCCCCCGGCGATGGGCGTCGGGGTCAGCGGACGTGTCGGCATGACCATGAGATCGCCATACCTTGCGAAGGATCGCAGCCGGACCGCCGTCCCAATGGACGCGCGGGCTTGCCGCGTCCTGCCGGAAGGGAGCTTTCCGCCGCGTTCATGACGACCCGAAGATCGTCGGCAACGCCTTCGAAAACCCCTCCCGGGCCGTGGCCAAGGAGGGGTTAAGTTTTTTTGGGGCAAGGTAAGCCCCGCCAAAGCAGGAGCGAAGACCATGAGCGGCTTCGAGTTCATCGAGACCCGCGGCAAGCCCATCAAGGCCTGGATCAAGGGCGTTCCGGTCGAGGACGCCGCGCGCCGGCAGCTGGAGAACATCGCCGCGCTGCCCTTCATCCACAAGCACGTGGCCGCCATGCCCGACGTGCACCTGGGCCGCGGCGCGACCGTCGGCTCGGTGATCGCGACCAAGGGCGCGATCATCCCGGCCGCGGTCGGGGTCGACATCGGCTGCGGCATGATGGCGGTGCAGACCGACCTCAAGGCCGAGCGCCTGCCCGACTCCCTGGCCAAGCTCCGCGCCGAGATCGAGCGCGCGGTGCCGGTCGGCAACGGCAAGGGCGGCGACTGGCGGGACGGCCAGGTCCCGGCGCGGGCGGAGACCGCCTTCGGCCGCAGCGACCTGGCCGAGCGCCTGCAGGCCGTGGTCGCCAAGCATCCGAAGATCTTCACCCACAAGGCCCTGGCCCAGATGGGCACCCTGGGCGGCGGCAACCACTTCGTCGAGGTCTGCCTGGACGAGGCGGGCCTGGTCTGGGTGATGCTGCACTCTGGCTCGCGCGGCACCGGCAACAAGGTCGGCACCTACTTCATCCAGGAGGCCCGCCGCGGCATCGAGAAACGCTTCCTGTCCGGGACCCTGCCGGACAAGGACCTGGCCTTCTTCGTCGAGGGCGAGGACGCGCTCTTCGCCGACTACACCGAGGCGGTCGGCTGGGCCCAGGACTACGCCCGCGCCAACCGCGAGGTGATGATGGCGCGCACCCTGGAGGCCCTGAAGAAGCACCTGCCGAAGTTCAAGACCGCCAAGGTCGCGGTCAACTGCCACCACAACTACGTGGAGCGGGAGAGCCACTTCGGCGAGAACGTCTGGGTGACCCGCAAGGGCGCGGTGCGGGCCCGCGAGGGCGACCTGGGGATCATCCCGGGCTCGATGGGCGCGCGCTCCTTCATCGTGCGCGGCAAGGGCAACGCCGAGGCCTTCCACTCCTGCTCCCACGGCGCCGGCCGAGTGATGTCGCGCAGCGAGGCCAAGCGGCGCTTCACCCTGAAGGACCACCGCGCCGCAACCGAGGGCGTCGAGTGCCGCAAGGACCAGGGCGTCATCGACGAGACCCCGGCCGCCTACAAGGACATCGACGCGGTCATGGCCGCCCAGTCCGACCTGGTCGAGGTCCTGCACACCCTGAAGCAGGTCGTGTGCGTGAAGGGCTGAGCGTCCGGAACAGTGCCAGTGGCACTGTTCCGGACGCTCAGGAAGAAATCGCGGAAGACGGATCTCCGAGGCGGTTTGTTTGCCCTTTCTCGTATGCCCAACCCGCTCTTGATCGGCTTCTTCAAGTGACGCAAACCGGATAGGTTAGAGTTGGGTTTGTGTATCTTGAGAAGAACCGCGTGATCTGT from Kiloniellales bacterium encodes the following:
- a CDS encoding RtcB family protein — protein: MSGFEFIETRGKPIKAWIKGVPVEDAARRQLENIAALPFIHKHVAAMPDVHLGRGATVGSVIATKGAIIPAAVGVDIGCGMMAVQTDLKAERLPDSLAKLRAEIERAVPVGNGKGGDWRDGQVPARAETAFGRSDLAERLQAVVAKHPKIFTHKALAQMGTLGGGNHFVEVCLDEAGLVWVMLHSGSRGTGNKVGTYFIQEARRGIEKRFLSGTLPDKDLAFFVEGEDALFADYTEAVGWAQDYARANREVMMARTLEALKKHLPKFKTAKVAVNCHHNYVERESHFGENVWVTRKGAVRAREGDLGIIPGSMGARSFIVRGKGNAEAFHSCSHGAGRVMSRSEAKRRFTLKDHRAATEGVECRKDQGVIDETPAAYKDIDAVMAAQSDLVEVLHTLKQVVCVKG